One window of Arvicola amphibius chromosome 6, mArvAmp1.2, whole genome shotgun sequence genomic DNA carries:
- the Isg15 gene encoding ubiquitin-like protein ISG15, with protein MTWNLKVKMLSDEFLVSLTMSTTVLELKRQIAQKTGVPAFQQRLANQSGAVLQDSGTVISQGLVPGGTVMLIVQNCNNPLSILVKNDRGRSTIYEVWLTQTVAELMRQVSQKEQVQEDQFWLSFEGRPMEDKEPLGEYGLKPQCTVLMNLRLRGGVCYA; from the exons ATG ACCTGGAACCTGAAGGTGAAGATGCTGAGTGATGAGTTCCTGGTGTCCCTGACTATGTCCACGACAGTGTTGGAACTGAAGAGGCAGATTGCCCAGAAGACTGGCGTGCCAGCTTTCCAGCAGCGCCTGGCCAACCAAAGTGGCGCTGTGCTACAAGACAGTGGTACTGTCATCAGCCAGGGCCTGGTCCCTGGCGGCACAGTCATGCTGATTGTACAGAATTGCAACAACCCTCTGAGCATCCTGGTGAAGAATGACAGGGGCCGCAGCACCATTTATGAGGTCTGGCTGACACAGACAGTAGCAGAGCTTATGAGGCAGGTGTCCCAGAAGGAGCAAGTACAGGAAGACCAATTCTGGCTGAGCTTTGAGGGAAGACCCATGGAGGACAAAGAGCCACTGGGGGAGTATGGCCTAAAGCCACAGTGCACAGTGCTCATGAATTTGCGCCTGCGGGGAGGGGTATGCTATGCCTAA